Proteins from a genomic interval of Chanodichthys erythropterus isolate Z2021 chromosome 8, ASM2448905v1, whole genome shotgun sequence:
- the LOC137024817 gene encoding tripartite motif-containing protein 16-like, translating to MAEARISVDQNEFLCPVCQDLLKDPVAIPCGHSYCKSCITGCWDQEDQKRVYSCPQCRQTFSPRPALAKNTMLAEVVEKLKKTNLPADCYAGAGDVQCDVCTGRKHKAIKSCLVCLESYCQTHFDRHEEFHSRKPHKVTDATGRLQEMICQKHDKILEVFCRTDQKCICVLCTMDEHKNHNTVSAAAQRTEKQKQLKETQRSFQQRIQQREKDLQQLREAVESHKRSAQTAVEDNERIFTELFRSIERSRSEATQRIRDQEKTAVSRAEGRLERLEQEINDLRRRDAELEQLSHTQDHIHYLQSFQSLSAPPESTDVNDNPFSVLSSFDGVRKSVHQLRDKLEAFCKEELKKISDRVTFTNMSLSPPTVPRTRKDFLQYSHQLTLDLNTVNKHLHLSERNRVITVILTEQPYPDHPDRFDGYNQQVLCRESVCRRCYWEIEWSGDVYISVSYKSISRKGSGKECVFGSNDQSWSLICSSSRYALRQNQIETKLPVKPISRRIGVYVDHSAGTLSFHSVSWDTMSLIHTVHTKFTQTLYPGFRVYNGSSVKLC from the exons ATGGCAGAAGCCAGAATTTCAGTGGATCAGAATGAGTTCCTGTGTCCAGTGTGTCAGGATCTCCTGAAGGATCCAGTGGCCATTCCCtgtggacacagttactgtaAGAGCTGTATTACAGGCTGCTGGGATCAGGAGGATCAGAAGAGAGTTTACAGCTGCCCTCAGTGCAGACAGACCTTCAGTCCAAGACCTGCTTTAGCTAAAAACACCATGCTGGCTGAAGTGGTGGAGAAACTGAAGAAGACTAACCTTCCTGCTGACTGTTACGCTGGAGCTGGAGATGTGCAGTGTGACGTCTGTACTGGAAGAAAACACAAAGCCATCAAGTCCTGTCTGGTGTGTCTGGAGTCTTACTGTCAGACTCATTTTGACCGTCATGAGGAATTTCACTCACGTAAGCCACATAAAGTGACTGATGCCACTGGACGACTGCAGGAGATGATCTGCCAGAAACACGACAAGATCCTTGAGGTTTTCTGCCGCACTGATCAGAAGTGTATATGTGTGCTCTGTACGATGGATGAACATAAAAACCACAACACTGTATCAGCTGCAGCacagaggacagagaaacag AAACAGCTGAAGGAGACACAGAGGTCGTTCCAGCAGAGGatccagcagagagagaaagatcttCAGCAGCTGAGAGAGGCTGTGGAGTCTCATAAG CGCTCTGCACAGACAGCAGTGGAGGACAATGAGAGGATCTTCACTGAGCTCTTCCGCTCCATTGAAAGAAGCCGCTCTGAGGCCACACAGCggatcagagatcaggaaaagactgcagtgagtcgagctgaaggacgactggagcgactggagcaggagatcaatgatctgaggaggagagacgctgagctggagcagctttcacacacacaggatcACATCCATTACCTGCAG agTTTCCAGTCTCTCTCAGCTCCTCCTGAATCTACAGATGTAAATGACAATCCCTTCAGTGTTCTCTCCTCTTTTGATGGCGTGAGGAAATCTGTCCATCAGCTGAGAGACAAACTGGAGGCTTTCTGCAAAGAGGAGCTCAAGAAGATCTCTGACAGAG TCACTTTCACCAACATGTCACTTTCACCACCAACTGTTCCCAGGACCAGGAAGGACTTCTTACAAT attcccatcagctcactctggatctgaacacagtgAATAAACACCTCCATCTGTCTGAGAGGAACAGGGTGATTACTGTCATTCTCACAGAGCAgccgtatcctgatcatccagacagatttgatggATATAATCAGCAagtgttgtgtagagagagtgtgtgtagacgctgttactgggagattgagtggagtGGTGACGTGtatatatcagtgtcatataagagcatcagcaggaagggaTCGGGTAAAGAGTGTGTGTTTGGATctaatgatcagtcctggagtttgaTCTGCTCTTCCTCTAGATATGCATTAAGACAAAATCAGATAGAGACTAAACTCCCAGTAAAGCCCATCAGCCGTCgaataggagtgtatgtggatcacagtgcgGGAACTCTGTCTTTC
- the LOC137024815 gene encoding guanylate-binding protein 4-like, translating to MDKPVCLIDTESDGKLCVQQSALQILQQIQQPVVVVAVVGLYRTGKSYLMNRLAGQQTGFALGSTIESKTKGIWMWCVDHPTKAGTTLVLLDTEGLGDVDKGDSKHDTKIFSLAVLLSSTLVLNSRGTIDNKAIEELQYVTELTEYIKIKSPDEVVDDSEFVKFFPKFIWAVRDFTLQLNINGQDVTEDEYLEFALRLKLGNSSHVNKYNLPRECIRKYFPSRKCFTFPFPTHPDNVSYLETLDPAEISKKFFEVTDRFCQFIFDQSQVKNLKDGHTVTGRVLGHLVKMYVDTISSGAVPCLENAVIAMSMIENEAALQEGLEVYQSGMEKLKNSFPLELNEITSEHKSFSLMATQTFIKRSFRDHDGKYLTSLEEAISRQFDEYLWDNEKASEAKCESLMSVLSDPMTERINGGFYARAGGYDLFCQDLEDIVNQYNTLACKEVKIAEVLERFLQEKAAVTTAIKQADDKITENERRICEERERAVLLEQANKAQEQKQRQLEEKMKTEQQNNEQRVRQVTQSMEEEMSRQQQVTKYAMDSKLREQAALMENGFQAKANMMSWEINELKRKNADVEESMSRKYGQMIADQQRINEQNMEVLRQQHIQQIQAINSRPRPRSQSSCSLQ from the exons ATGGACAAACCAGTATGCTTGATTGACACGGAGTCAGATGGGAAGCTGTGTGTGCAGCAGTCAGCTCTACAGATCCTGCAGCAGATCCAGCAGCCAGTGGTTGTGGTGGCCGTGGTGGGTCTCTACCGCACCGGGAAGTCCTACCTGATGAATCGCCTCGCAGGACAACAAACAG GGTTTGCATTGGGCAGCACCATCGAGTCCAAGACGAAGGGCATCTGGATGTGGTGTGTGGATCACCCCACTAAAGCAGGAACCACTCTGGTGCTGCTGGACACTGAGGGACTCGGAGACGTGGACAAG GGGGACTCAAAGCATGACACCAAGATCTTCTCTCTGGCCGTTCTTTTGAGTAGCACTCTAGTGCTGAACAGCCGAGGAACTATTGACAACAAGGCCATAGAGGAACTGCA ATATGTCACTGAGTTAACAGAGTACATCAAGATCAAATCACCTGATGAAGTTGTAGATGATTCAGAGTTTGTGAAGTTCTTCCCCAAATTCATCTGGGCTGTGAGGGACTTCACTCTGCAGCTAAACATCAATGGCCAAGACGTAACAGAGGATGAATATCTAGAGTTTGCTCTGAGGCTAAAATTAG GTAACTCAAGTCATGTGAATAAATACAACCTTCCAAGAGAGTGCATTCGTAAATATTTCCCATCACGGAAATGTTTCACCTTCCCATTCCCAACTCATCCAGACAATGTCTCTTATCTGGAGACTCTGGACCCTGCTGAGATTTCAAAAAAATTCTTTGAGGTCACTGATCGTTTCTGCCAGTTTATCTTTGACCAGAGCCAAGTGAAAAATCTGAAAGATGGACACACAGTCACCGGCAGAG TTTTGGGTCATCTTGTGAAAATGTACGTGGACACCATCTCCAGTGGGGCTGTGCCGTGTCTGGAGAATGCTGTGATCGCCATGTCAATGATTGAGAATGAAGCTGCATTGCAGGAGGGGCTTGAGGTTTACCAGAGTGGAATGGAGAAGCTCAAGAACTCCTTTCCCCTGGAACTGAATGAAATCACCTCTGAACACAAGAGTTTCAGCCTCATGGCAAcacaaacattcataaaacGCTCCTTCAGGGACCATGATGGGAAGTACTTGACATCTTTAGAG GAAGCCATCAGTCGTCAGTTTGATGAGTATCTCTGGGACAATGAGAAGGCTTCAGAGGCAAAATGTGAAAGTCTTATGTCAGTTCTCTCTGACCCAATGACAGAAAGAATCAATGGAGGATTTTATGCCAGAGCTGGTGGTTACGATCTCTTCTGTCAGGACCTGGAGGACATTGTGAATCAATACAATACACTGGCCTGCAAAGAAGTCAAG ATTGCTGAGGTGTTGGAGAGGTTTCTACAGGAAAAGGCTGCAGTGACCACAGCCATTAAGCAAGCTGATgataaaataactgaaaatgaAAGAAGAATTTGTG aggagagagagagggcagtCCTTCTGGAACAGGCAAATAAAGCCCAGGAACAGAAACAGCGTCAACTGGAGGAGAAGATGAAGACTGAACAACAGAATAATGAACAGAGGGTGAGACAGGTCACACAAAGCATGGAAGAGGAGATGTCGCGCCAACAACAGGTGACCAAGTATGCAATGGACAGTAAGCTGAGGGAGCAGGCTGCCCTGATGGAGAATGGCTTTCAGGCGAAAGCTAACATGATGTCCTGGGAGATAAACGAGTTGAAGAGAAAGAATGCAGATGTAGAGGAGTCAATGTCAAGAAAGTATGGACAAATGATAGCAGATCAGCAGCGAATAAATGAACAGAACATGGAAGTGCTGAGGCAGCAACACATACAGCAGATTCAAGCAATTAATAGCAGACCCAGACCTCGATCTCAATCATCTTGTTCTTTACAGTGA